A DNA window from Falco peregrinus isolate bFalPer1 chromosome 8, bFalPer1.pri, whole genome shotgun sequence contains the following coding sequences:
- the RETREG2 gene encoding reticulophagy regulator 2: MASGRAEEAAAAAAAEEEEEEAAAAAAARLAAALRQRLRGWEAALAAAQRLLVWERPLHSLVTAAALGGALWLFSSTSLRPLFLLSMSLLGILLLERWKPRFLFDFSAQPSEEPGGESEGVTSGAQPHLLSVPELCHCLAESWVTFRLYLQELLQYKRQNPAKFCMSVCSGCLILAVVGHYVPGIMISYIILLSILLWPLVVYHELIQRMYTRLEPVLMKLDYSMKAETLHHKHEKKKRQGKSEPAAGDEPTAETESESEAELSGFSPVVDVKKTALALSITDSELSDEEASILESGGFSVSRATTPQLTDVSEDLDQQSLHSEPEESFSKDLAEFPSVEEYHSRDLGPQSDEDAFGVPLGPELAHAARELDSAEKEAADSDLSILRLASPLHFVNTHFNGSGQAAGDSAEPKTVPAPGLGICIDTLSEEIVTTAITTAVQNTLSALLRSSEASEGPSLSEFLPTEPEEKLSFQAQLSESDVVETETAASPEDEEEADDFELLDQGELEQMDVELGLGEEQEAQESPAAPAPPSPTLAELPKQEDEEAAVMTAASMS, encoded by the exons atGGCGAGCGGCCGGGCTGAGgaggcagcggcggcggcagcggccgaggaggaggaggaggaggcggcggcggcggcggcggcgcggttggcggcggcgctgcggcAGCGATTGCGGGGCTGGGAGGCGGCGCTGGCGGCGGCGCAGCGGCTGCTGGTGTGGGAGAGGCCGCTGCACAGCCTGGTGACCGCCGCCGCGCTCGGCGGGGCCCTTTg GTTGTTTTCCTCCACCTCCCTGAGACCTCTCTTTCTCCTCAGCATGTCCCTTCTTGGCATCCTCTTGCTGGAGAGATGGAAGCCCAGGTTCCTCTTTGATTTCTCAG CACAGCCATCGGAGGAGCCAGGAGGGGAGAG TGAGGGGGTGACTTCAGGGGCACAACCTCACCTGCTCAGTGTCCCTGAGCTGTGCCACTGTCTGGCAGAGAGCTGGGTCACCTTCAGGCTGTACCTGCAGGAACTGCTACAGTACAAGAGGCAAAATCCTGCCAAG tTCTGCATGAGTGTCTGTTCAGGCTGCCTGATTCTGGCTGTAGTTGGACACTATGTTCCAGGCATAATGATCTCCTACATCATTT TGCTCAGCATTCTGCTCTGGCCTCTGGTGGTCTACCACGAGCTGATCCAGAGGATGTACACACGTTTGGAGCCCGTCCTAATGAAATTGGACTACAGTATGAAGGCAGAGACGCTGCACCACAAGCATGAGAAGAAGA AGCGACAAGGGAAGAGTGAGCCTGCAGCAGGTGATGAGCCAACGGCAGAAACAGAGAGTGAGAGTGAGGCAGAGCTGTCAGGCTTCTCCCCAGTG GTGGATGTGAAGAAGACTGCCCTGGCACTGTCAATAACAGATTCTGAGCTGTCTGATGAGGAGGCTTCCATTCTGGAGAGTGGGGGCTTTTCTGTCTCAAGGGCTACCACCCCACAGCTGACAGACGTTTCTGAAG ACCTAGATCAGCAGAGCCTGCACAGCGAGCCAGAGGAGTCGTTTTCCAAGGACCTGGCAGAGTTTCCCTCCGTAGAAGAGTATCATTCCAGAGACCTGGGACCGCAGAGTGATGAAGACGCGTTTGGTGTGCCTCTAGGTCCTGAGCTTGCCCATGCTGCCCGTGAGCTGGACTCGGCAGAGAAGGAGGCTGCGGACTCTGACCTCTCCATCCTTCGCCTGGCGTCTCCTCTCCATTTTGTAAATACGCACTTCAATGGGAGCGGGCAGGCGGCAGGAGACAGTGCAGAGCCAAAGACTGTCCCTGCCCCGGGCCTGGGCATCTGCATTGACACGCTGAGCGAGGAGATCGTCACCACTGCCATTACCACGGCGGTGCAGAACACCCTCTCCGCCCTGCTGCGGTCCTCCGAGGCCAGCGAGGGACCCTCCCTCTCTGAGTTCCTCCCCACCGAGCCCGAAGAGAAACTGAGTTTCCAAGCACAGCTGTCAGAGAGCGACGTGGTGGAGACAGAGACAGCAGCTTCACCAGAGGACGAGGAGGAAGCAGATGACTTTGAGCTACTGGATCAGGGGGAGCTGGAGCAAATGGATGTAGAGCTGGGGcttggagaggagcaggaggcacaAGAGTCTCCAGCTGCTCCGGCCCCCCCTTCTCCCACACTTGCTGAGCTGCCAAAGCAAGAAGATGAGGAGGCGGCAGTGATGACAGCAGCATCTATGTCGTAG
- the CNPPD1 gene encoding protein CNPPD1, translated as MELDGLLLDEEGTFSLSGFQEFTFLPRHQQLSERVRKRLYYGWEKDCSLDNLSSPVADIAVELLQKVAPSPIRRLQKKYVSRVSREACISPCSMMLALVYIERLRHRNPEYLQQISSSDLFLISMMVASKYLYDEGEEEEVFNDEWGAAGKVDVQTMNTLEMNFLSAIDWSLYTDPRELFEVLSWLEGRVAERQGMWRGWFTYTDLCVLMEQSMWQHVLGQFYQQVVKLACLLGVVYLTGFAAIFASVTVVHRSVCVRSVSPAGPRPALFPEEGSCQLDAQPAPAPEQPQPELPDIALASSTHCLGENKTTEEPRCGGVTATALYLWSSVMTALSYPKVPDKHLPPQHRSPLQGHFQRVPTACERSNRTAPAAAPGQPGPFGLAVLPASPVLHCHACSAGVGPTWDAAPNRKDWLDPLGLRQCSLHTAMDLSRIKSFIFPS; from the exons aTGGAGCTGGACGGGCTGCTGCTGGACGAGGAGGGCACCTTCTCCCTCAGCGGATTCCAGGAGTTCACG TTCTtgcccaggcaccagcagctgAGCGAGAGAGTGCGGAAGCGGCTCTATTATGGCTGGGAGAAAGACTGCAGCCTGGATAATCTCTCTAGCCCCGTGGCAG ATATTGCCGTGGAGTTGCTGCAGAAAGTGGCTCCCAGCCCTATCCGCAGACTCCAGAAGAAATACGTGTCCCGTGTATCTCG GGAAGCTTGCATCTCACCCTGTTCCATGATGCTGGCGCTGGTTTACATTGAGAGACTCCGGCACCGGAACCCAGAATACCTCCAGCAGATCTCATCTTCAGACCTCTTTCTGATCTCCATG ATGGTGGCTAGTAAGTACCTGTATGAtgagggtgaggaggaggaggtgttCAACGACgagtggggagcagcagggaaggtggATGTCCAGACCATGAACACACTGGAGATGAACTTCCTAAGCGCCATT GATTGGAGTCTCTACACAGATCCCCGGGAGCTGTTTGAAgtgctgagctggctggaagGACG tgtgGCAGAAAGGCAGGGCATGTGGCGTGGCTGGTTCACCTACACGGATCTGTGTGTCCTCATGGAGCAGTCCATGTGGCAGCATGTGCTGGGACAGTTCTACCAGCAAGTGGTGAAG CTGGCCTGCCTCCTGGGTGTGGTGTACCTGACCGGCTTTGCTGCCATCTTCGCCTCTGTCACTGTGGTGCACCGGTCTGTGTGCGTGAGGAGCGTCAGCCCTGCAGGCCCCCGACCTGCGCTGTTCCCCGAGgagggcagctgccagctggatgcccagccagccccagctccagagcagccccagcctgagCTGCCTGACATCGCCCTAGCCAGCAGCACCCATTGCCTGGGAGAGAACAAGACAACCGAGGAGCCTCGTTGTGGGGGTGTGACGGCAACTGCGCTTTACCTGTGGAGCAGTGTGATGACGGCTCTATCCTACCCGAAGGTGCCTGACAAGCACCTCCCACCCCAACACAGGAGCCCCCTGCAAGGCCACTTCCAGAGAGTACCCACTGCCTGTGAGAGATCTAACCGTACcgcccctgctgcagccccaggccaGCCTGGCCCCTTCGGACTTGCTGTGCTTCCAGCTTCTCCGGTGCTCCACTGCCATGCCTGCTCTGCTGGTGTGGGCCCCACGTGGGATGCAGCCCCCAACCGAAAGGACTGGCTGGACCCCCTGGGGCTGAGGCAGTGCTCCTTGCATACTGCCATGGATCTCAGTAGAATCAAGAGCTTCATTTTTCCCAGCTAG
- the SLC23A3 gene encoding LOW QUALITY PROTEIN: solute carrier family 23 member 3 (The sequence of the model RefSeq protein was modified relative to this genomic sequence to represent the inferred CDS: inserted 1 base in 1 codon) has product MNGGHCGAPGARSPVLASCSLQKMCSWMLSCCLALQHLAVQASLLCIFHLLLLPTLPEEPSHTQATGELLARSLFACGISTVLQTTLGSRLPLVQIPSFEYLIPAIVLSSHLSLGATVDRNGTAMVSMCPTPHCTVAGGRAASLQEVSGAVLVSGLFQLVLGVSGVCGWAAQHCGPMVLAPSLSIIGLSAYKEAAFFCSTNWGVALLFMVLAVTFSQHVGSCRLPFCAWPQAWGVCMGLSVPTLRMFSVLLPFAGVGTLCAILSHLHIPWESLDLDMAQLSWANSTFHAPWVRIPYAGEWGWPLLTPRALAVGIAMAISCSVNSVGCYVLCGRLLRAPQLPPYACNRGLCTEGLGSLLAGLLGTPGGTAASIANACATGLTQAGSRLSVQVSALVCVVLGMSPRLAGLLTRIPLAVHGGVLCVTYAVAVGMGISYFQYVDIDSGRNIFIVGFTMFMALLVPRWFSAAPAHLATGWVPLDLLFLSLLMVPVFLTGFLSFFLENTVSGTLEERGLLSELVLWKARTGSCHSNGERGEASQAYGLPAXLKRLLPSSCKAFPCCFLCLGSEEEEEKEEEEEGSHATEVGTAAPGEGTHLLPKPGSGEPQLARRLSEMEMPAWHTMA; this is encoded by the exons atgaATGGGGGCCACTGTGGTGCACCTGGTGCCAGGAGCCCTGTGCTTGcatcctgctccctgcagaagATGTGCTCCTGGATGCTGAGCTGTTGCTTAGCCCTTCAG CACCTAGCCGTGCAGGCCTCCTTGCTCTGCatcttccacctcctcctgctgcccaccctgcctgaGGAGCCATCCCACACCCAGGCCACCGGTGAACTGCTGGCGCGCAGCCTCTTTGCCTGTGGCATCTCCACGGTGCTGCAGACCACCCTGGGGAGCCG gctgccacTGGTTCAAATCCCATCGTTCGAGTACCTGATCCCTGCCATAGTGCTGAGTTCCCACCTGTCCCTTGGTGCCACTGTGGACAGGAATG GCACAGCCATGGTCAGCATGTGCCCTACACCACACTGCACTGTTGCAGGGGGCCGAGCTGCCTCGCTGCAAGAG GTCTCTGGAGCCGTGCTGGTCTCTGGGCTGTttcagctggtgctgggagtGTCCGGTGTGTGCGGgtgggcagcccagcactgtgggCCCATGGTCCTGGCCCCCAGCCTCTCCATCATTGGGCTGTCTGCATACAAGGAGGCTGCTTTTTTCTGCTCCACTAACTGGGGGGTAGCACTGCT GTTCATGGTCCTTGCTGTTACCTTCTCCCAGCACGTGGGATCCTGTCGCCTGCCCTTCTGTGCCTGGCCCCAGGCTTGGGGGGTCTGCATGGGGCTGTCTGTCCCCACCCTTCGCATGTTCTCG GTACTGCTTCCATTTGCTGGTGTCGGCACCCTCTGTGCCATCCTCAGCCACCTCCACATCCCCTGGGAATCACTGGACCTGGACATGGCACAGCTGTCCTGGGCTAACAGCACCTTTCATGCCCCTTGGGTCCGCATCCCCTATGCAG gTGAGTGGGGGTGGCCACTGCTCACCCCTCGGGCATTGGCAGTGGGCATCGCCATGGCCATCAGCTGCAGCGTGAACTCAGTGGGCTGCTACGTGCTGTGCGGGAGGCTGCTGCgagctccccagctgcccccctaTGCCTGCAACCGGGGGCTCTGCACAGAAGGGCTGGGCAGCCtcttggcagggctgctgggcaccCCGGGAGGCACGGCTGCCAGCATCGCCAACGCCTGTGCCACTGGCCTCACACAG GCTGGATCTCGCCTCTCAGTGCAAGTAAGCGCACTGGTGTGCGTGGTGCTGGGCATGTCCCCGAGGCTGGCAGGGCTTCTCACCCGCATCCCACTGGCTGTTCATG GAGGGGTGCTTTGTGTCACCTACGCCGTGGCTGTGGGTATGGGCATCTCCTACTTCCAGTATGTGGACATTGACTCAGGAAGGAACATCTTCATCGTCGGTTTCACCATGTTCATGGCGCTGCTGGTGCCGCGGTGGTTCAGTGCAGCTCCAGCTCACCTGGCCACAG GCTGGGTGCCCCTGgacctcctcttcctctccctgctcaTGGTGCCTGTCTTCTTAACTGGCTTCTTGTCATTTTTCCTGGAGAACACTGTCTCAG GAACCCTGGAGGAGCGAGGGCTGCTCTCAGAGCTGGTGCTGTGGAAAGCCAGGACAGGCAGTTGCCACTCCAatggagagagaggagaagCCAGCCAGGCATATGGGCTCCCTG GGCTGAAGAGGCTGCTGCcatcttcctgcaaagccttcccctgctgcttcctctgcctagggagtgaggaagaggaggagaaggaggaagaagaggagggcAGCCATGCCACAGAGGtgggcactgctgccccaggaGAAGGGACACACCTGCTCCCCAAACCTGGCTCAGGGGAGCCGCAGCTGGCCAGGAGGCTGAGTGAGATGGAGATGCCTGCATGGCACACCATGGCTTGA